The Streptomyces sp. NBC_01298 genome contains the following window.
GGCCGAAGCCGTCCTCAACCCCGGCACCACCGCGTGGCTCAGCCGCACCACCCCGATGCGGCTCGACAAGGACGGCCACCTCGTGGCGGAGGATCCGGCCGCCGTCCCCGGCCGCGGCCACCTCACGAGCGCGGTGGCCGCGCTCAGCGGGCTCGCCTACGGACTGCCGTACGGCCATCCGCTGCGCGCCCACCTGCCGGCCGGACTCGCCGCGCTGCGCCGGCGCCTGGCCGACCCCGGCCTCATCCTCGACCTTGACGTGGAGTGGACGGAGAAGGGCACCGCCACCGCGGCCCCGCTGCGCACCGCGTACGGCCTGCCCGCGACGGGAGGCGCGGGAGACGACGGCCTCACCCGGCTCGGGGACGCCCTCGTGCTGCGCCCCTGGTACGGCGACACCGAGATGACGTTGGTGCGTACGGCCGGGATCACCGGCGCCGACGACCCCGTCCTCGGGCTGCTCGAAGGGCTGGTCGGCCCGGGCCGCGGCCACTCCCTGGCCGCCGTGCGGACCCTGCTCGGCGACGACCTGGAACAGGCCGTCCTGGCCGGGTCGGCTCCCGGCGGCTTCACCGGCTACGCCCAGGACCCCGCCCGCTCGGTCCCGGAGCTGGTCGCCGAGGTGGCCGCGGCCCACGGGCTGGGCGACGACGCGGCCGTGCTCTACCTGCAACTGCTCGCACTGCCAGATCCGACCGACCGCGACCGCGCCCGGTGGACCGGCTGGACGCCGGGCCGGTCGAAGAAGGCCAGGACCGAACTGGCCGCCACCGGACTGGTCCTGGAGGCCAAGCGGTCCCGCGCGGGCCGGACGCTGTTCCTGCCCTGCGGCTGGCACGACTTCAAGGCCCCCGCCCTGCCGGTGGAGACCTGGAAGGAATCCCTCTACCCGCTCCGCGACCACACCCGGGCCGTGCCGCACCTGCCGGTGCCCACCCTGTTCGCCCGCGCCTGGGACCGTGTCAAGGACGGCGACGCCCCCGCCTTCGAAGAACTCACCACCCGTGCCACCCGGAAGGGCCGCCGCCGATGACCACCGACACCACCGACACCATCAACACCACCGGCACCATCAACACCACCGTTTCCGTACTCCCGTCCGCAGCCCCGTCCGCCCGTCAGGTCAGCCCGCCCGAGGACAGCCACGCCACCGAACTGGCCTTCCTCGCCGCCTACGACAACGGCCCCCGCCCACCCGCCTGGCTGCTGAGCCCGCGCGCCGTCGTCACCTTCGTGATGGGCAGCGCGGGCGAGGCCCTGCGGCTGCCCGAGGGCGCCGTGGCGCCTGACGGCGTCCCGCGCAAGCTGGTCGTCGAGCAGAAGTTCGTCGGCGATCGCGCCTTGGTGGAACGCTGCGTCGTCACCCTCGCGGGAGAACGCGGGCTGCTGCTCGTCGGCGAGCCCGGCACCGCCAAGTCGATGCTCTCCGAGCTGTTGTCGGCCGCCGTGTGCGGCACCAGCGGCCTGGTGGTGCAGGGCACCGCGGGCACCACCGAGGACCAGCTCAAGTACGGCTGGAACTACGCGCTGCTCCTGGCCCAGGGCCCCACCCGGCAGGCCCTGGTGCCCTCTCCGGTCCTCACCGCCATGAACCGAGGCGCCGTGGCCCGCGTCGAGGAGATCACCCGCTGCCTGCCCGAGGTCCAGGACGCCCTGGTCTCCATCCTGTCCGAACGGCGCATCGCCGTCCCGGAACTGGCCGGCAGCGTCGACGCCCTCGCCCATGCCGCCCCCGGCTTCACCCTCATCGCGACCGCCAACCTCCGCGACAGGGGCGTCTCCGAGATGTCCGCGGCCCTCAAGCGCCGCTTCAACTTCGAGACCGTCGGCCCCATCGGCGACCTGGACGCCGAGACCGCCCTGGTACGCCGCCAGGCCCACGCGGCCGTCACCCGGGCCGGTGCCCCGTTCCAGGTGGACGACGCGATCCTCGAAGCCCTCGTGACGGCCTTCCGCGACCTGCGGGACGGGCGGTCGGCCGAAGGCTGGGATGTCGAGCGCCCCTCCACTGTGATGAGCACCGCGGAGGCGGTGTCCGTGGCCGGTTCGCTGGCCCTGGCCGCCGCGTACTTCCCCGGCGACCGGGACGTGCTGTCCCTGCTCCCCGGGCACCTGCTGGGCGTGGTCCGCAAGGACGACCCGGCCGACGCCGCCCGGCTGCTGGGCTACTGGGACGGTGCGGTGCGCCGCCGCGCCGAGCAGGGTTCGGCGACCTGGCGCACCCTGTGGGACCTGCGCCCGGTCCTGGAGAGCTGACACCATGACCGTAGCGTCCCCGTCCCCGTCCCCGTCCCCGGCCGCCACCGCCACCGCCACCGCGGAAGCCTCCGTCTCCCCGGCCGATTCCACCGCCCACGCCATGACTCCCGACGAGGCGGTGGAGGCCCTGACCGACCCCACCGCCCCGTACCTCATCGGCGTCCGCCACCACGCGCCGTCGCTCGCCGCCGTCATACCGGAACTGCTGGACGCGGCGAAGCCCGAGGTGCTGCTCGTCGAGCTCCCCGCGGATCTGCAGGAGTGGCTGCCCTGGCTCGCCCACGCCGACACCCGGGCCCCCGTCGCCCTGGCCGCCGTCCCCGCCGTCCCCGCCGGCTCCGGCAGGGACGGAGCCGGCGGGGACGGGCGCGGGCCCGCCTTCTACCCGTTCGCGGACTTCTCTCCCGAACTCGTCGCCCTGCGCTGGGCCGCCCGCCACGACATCCCCGTGATCGCCTGCGACCTTCCGCTGTCCGACCCGGCCCGGCACGAGCCCCGGCACCCGGCCGGAGCGGGCCTCGAAGGACCCGGGCTGCGGGAGGCGCTCACCGCCCGCCTCACCGGCCGTCCCGGCGAGGACCTGTGGGACCGCTTGGTGGAGACCACCGCCCCCGGCTCCCCGCCCGAGGCGCTGCGCCGCGCCGCCCTGCTCACGGGCTGGGCACTGCGGCACGACGCCGAACGGGCCGGTGCGGTCGCCGAGTCGGACCTGGCCCGCGAGCGCTGGATGCGCGCCCGGATCGAGGAGGCCGTGGCCGCCGGCCGCCGGGCCGCCGTGGTCGTGGGGGCCTTCCACACCCCGGCGCTCCTGGGCCCCGGGCCCGGCCCGGGGTCGCCCGGAGAGGCGCTCCCCAGCGGTCCGGCCTGGACCGTCTCCCTCATCCCGTACACCTATCCGCTGCTCGACGAGCGATCCGGCTACCCGGCCGGCATCCGCGACCCCGAATGGCAGCATCTCGTCCTGGAGGCGGCGGGCCGTCCGGCCGCCATCGACGAGGCACTGCTCACCACGGCCGTGCGGATCTGCGGCGAACTGCGGGCGCAGGACCACCCCTCGGGGCCCGCGGACGCCCGCGAGATCGTCCGGCTGGCGGGCGACCTCGCCCGGCTCCGCGGCCTGCCCGCGCCCGGCCGCGGCGAACTCATCGAGGCCGTGCAGACCGTACTGGCCCAGGGCGAACCGCTCGGCCGCGGTCGCGCGGTCGCCCGGTCCCTGGAACGGGTCCTGGTCGGCACCCGCTCCGGCCGGCCCGCGCCCGCCGCCCCGCGCGGCGGTCTGGCACCGGCCGTGGAGGACGAGGTCGCGGCCCTGGGCCTGCCCGGCCCCGCCGACAGCGGCCCCGCCGCCCGCGACCTGCGACTCGACCCCTTGCGCTCGGACCTCGACCGCCGCCGCGAACTCCTGCTGCGCCGGCTGACGGTCTGCGGCATCCCCTACGCCACGTCGACGCCCGTCACGGGCGCCGGCGCCGGCGAGGCCGTGACCACCCGGTGGGAGGTCCGGTGGACCCCGGCCACCGCCGCCATGCTCACCGCCGCCGGAAACCGCGGCGTCACCCCGGCCCAGGCCGCCGAAGGCCTGCTGCGCGAACGGCGCCGCGCCGAACAGGACGACGGCGGGCCCACCGCCGCCCAGAGCATCGACGGCCTCGCGGAGGCCGCCGCCTGCGGACTGCCTGCACTGGCCGACGAACGGCTCAGGGAACTGGGCGGGTCCGTCCCGGCCACCGGCACGCTGCCCCAACTACTGTCCGCCCTCGGCCTGCTGGACCGCATCCGGGCCGGCCACGTCGCCGGACTCGGTCCGGACCCGGACCGCGCCGCGCGGTCGGCGGCGGTCGGCGAACTGCTCACCTCGGCCGCCGTCCGCCAAGTCGACGGCCTCACCGGCTCCGACGACCCCGAAGACGCCCGAGCACTGCTCGAACTCGCCCACCGCGCGGACGTCTTCGGCGGAATCCGGCTCACCGACGCCCTCACCCGGCTGGCCGCGGACGGCTCGCCCCTGATGTCCGCCGCGGCCGGAGCCGTCCGCGTCCTGCTCGGCCACGAGGACGCCCACGCCTTCGGTACCCGTACCGCGTCCTGGGTGGACGCGGCCACGGACGCCGCCACCCGGACCGCGCTGACCGGCCGCCTCATCGGCCTGCTCACCGCCGCCGCCCCACTTCTGGAGACCATGGCCCCCGTCCTCGACCCGGTGCTGGACCGCGTCACCGACCTCGCGGACACCGCCTTCCTGGACCGCCTTCCCGCCCTGCGCGGGGGCTTCGACACCCTCAGCCCCGCCTCCCGCGACCGCCTGCTCACGGCGGTGGAAGAACGGCTCGGCGACGCGGTCGGCCCGGTCACCGACACGGACGGCATCGACCCGGCCGCGCTGGCGCTGTGGACCCGCGCCGACCTCGCCGCCCGCGGGACCCTGGACCGGCTGGGCCTGCTGCCTCCTTCCCTTCCGGCGGGTCCCGACGTCCGCGGACCGTCCGCGCCCCCGCCGCATGACGGCGCTGACCACCCCGGCGAACCGTCACCGGTCCCCCTGGCGGAGCCCACGAGTCCTGATCCGACCGGTACACCACCGCCCGTCCCCGGCCGAGCCCCGGCCCCGTTCGCCGCTGCGCCCGCTGCGCCCGCTGCGCCCGCTGCGCCCGCTGCGCCCGCTGCGCCCGCTGCGCCCGCTGCGCCCGCTGCGCCCGCTGCGCCTGGTGCAACGGCCGACCGCGCGGCCGTGCGGCGGGCCGGCCTGCCGCCGGCAGGATCCCCGGCGACGCCCGCCGCGCCCGCGGGAGACCGCGTCCTGGCCCCCGCCGACCGCTGGCGACTGGTACTCGGCCGCCGCGCCGACCAACTGCCCCCATCAGCGGCACCCTTGGCCACCGCACTGGACGAGCTGTACGGCAGCGGCCGCGGCGAGGGCTCCCGCGGCGAGCTCGGCGCGGGCAACCGCGGCGGCCGCCAGGCGTCCTACCCCGGCGTCCGCGAATGGTCCGAGGAACTGTCCGCCCTCTTCGGCCCCGGCATCCGGGAGGAGGTCCTCGCGGCGGCCGCCGCGGCCGGCCGCCGCGACGTCCTGGGCGAACTCGACCCCGCCGCCGTCCGCCCCTCCGTCGACCTGCTGCGCACGGTCCTCCAGCACGCGGGCGGCCTCCCCGAGGCCCGGCTCGGCGCACTCCGCCCCCTGGTCCGCCGACTCGTCGACGAACTCACCCGGCAACTGGCCACCCGGCTGCGCCCCGCCCTGACCGGAATGACGCTGCCCCGCCCGAGCCGACGCCCCGGCGGACAGCTCGACCTGGCCCGCACCCTGCGCGCCAACCTCGCCACCGCCCGCCGGACCCCCGACGGCAGCGTGCGGGTCATCCCGGAGCACCCGGTGTTCCGCTCCCGCGCCCGGCGCGCCGCCGACTGGCGGCTGGTCCTGGTCACCGACGTCTCCGGTTCCATGGAGGCCTCCACCATCTGGTCTGCCCTCACCGCCGCCGTCCTGGCCGGGGTGCCCACCCTCTCCACCCACTTCCTGGCCTTCTCCACCGAGGTCATCGACCTCACCGACCACGTGCACGACCCGCTGTCCCTGCTGCTGGAGGTACGGGTCGGCGGCGGCACCCACATCGCCGCCGGGCTGCGCCACGCCCGCACGCTGGTGACCGTCCCGTCCCGCACCCTGGTCGTCGTGATCAGCGACTTCGAGGAGGGCCATCCGGTCGGCGGGCTCCTCTCCGAGGTCCGCACCCTCGTCGGAGCCGGGTGCCATGTACTCGGCTGCGCGAGCCTGGACGACGCCGGCCGCCCCCGGTACTCGACCGGGGTCGCCGGGCAGCTGGTTGCCGCGGGGATGCCGGTGGCCGCCCTCAGCCCGCTCGAACTCGCCCGCTGGGTAGGGGAGAAGATCGCATGAGCCAGCACCTGCCCGCCGTCGCGCCGGCCGTGACCGCCGAGATCGTCGGCGCGCTCTCGCCCAGGCTGCGCAAGCGGCTCGACGCCGCCATCACCAAGATCGCCGACCGGCCCGTCACCCGCGACGGAGACATCGTACGGATCGCGGTCGACGACGAGACCGGCCTGGAACTCCACGCCCCCGCCGGGGTGGTGGTCACGGCGGACGCGATCCGCTGCGGCTGCCTGCTGGCCCCGGACTGCCTGCACCGGGCGGCGGTCGCGTCCGCCGCGCCGGTGGCCGACCCCGTGGCCGGCCCGTCCTGTGACGCGGACTCCGGGCAACCGTCCTCCGGCGGGGACGCCGGATCACCGGAGCCGCCGCCGGCCGAGGAGAGCGCGGCCACCCCCGAGCAGCGGGCCGCGGCCGCCCAGCTCTGGGCCGCGGGCGCCGCCGTGCTCGACACGGGCATCGAAGGCGCCGGAGCCGTCCTGCAGTCCGAACTCCTGCGGGCGGCCCACACCGCCAAGCTCGGCGGCCTGCCCCGCCCGGCCGCGGCGGCCGTCTCCGTCGTCACCGCGCTGCGCTCCGCCCGCTCCGCCGACCCGGCCCACCGCCTCGCCGACCTCACGGCGGCCGTCCGCGAACTGCTCGGCACCGCCCACCGGCTGCCCGACGCCACCGGCCCCGAACTGGCCGCCCTGCGCGGCACCGCCCGGCAGACCTACGTACCGGAAGGATCCCTGCGCCTGTACGGCCTGTTCACCGAACCCCTGATCACCGCCGACGGCTACGCGGGCGCCATCACCTGGACCGCCGCCGCCGACGGCCGTCTCTACACCGTCTCGGACATCGCCCCGGGCGGCCCCGGCCGCGCCACGGCGGCAGCCGGGCGCACCGTACGCCTGGGCGACACCGCGCTCACCCACCGCCAGCTGTCCCACGCCGGGCTCGCCCTGTCGGGGGCCACCGTCTCGCCCACCGGCCGCCTCGGCGCGGGCGCCGGGAGCAAGGCGGTCCAAGCGGCGGGCGCGGCCTGGACGGACGAACCCCTCGCCGCCCTGTGGGCCCCGCCGCCCGCCGGACAGGTCGCGCGCGCCCTCCACTCCCAAGCTCCCGGTGCCGACCTGCTCTTCCTCGACGTGACGATCCTGGGCCCCGTCCGTGAAACCGGCGGCGACTGCCTCCTCGCCACGTCCTGCGACGACCTGACGCTCCGCCTCACCGCGGCCCACGACCATCCCGCGCTGGCGTACCGCGACAACCTCCGGATGCTGGCCACCCTGCCCGGCACGCGCCTGCGCGTCGTCGGCCGCCTCGTCCCTGACTCCCGACCCACCCTCCAGCTCCTGGCGGCCGCCCATCCGGCGGATCCCACCCGGCGGGTCGACCTGGGCCTGGACCGGCTGCAACGCGCCGACCTCCCCTCCGCCCCGCCGACGTCCGTCGCACAGGCCCCCACCGGCCGGGGGGCGGACCCGGCCCCCCTCCACCTCCTGCGTCGCCGCCTCGAACAGGCCGTCGCCGCCGGACGCCCCTTCCTGTCCGTCCCCGGATCGCTGTCCACCGACGCCGGGCGGCTGCGCCGCTCGGCCTTCCCCACCGCCGCCGACCTTCTGGCCGAACTGCAACGCACCGCGACCCGGCGCGCCCGAGACCCCTTCGGCCGCCTGCTCCCCGCCGACCCGACCGACTTCGCCCGAGCCTGGCTGGGCGCGGCCCTGTACGCCGAAGCGGCCGAGACCTCGCTGTGTGGCGCGGCGTGGCAGCCGGACCGGTGAGTCCCGGCAAGGCGGCGGTGGCATCCGGCGGCGGGCACTCGTAGATATCGAGGTCGAGGTCGACTGCGACCTCGACGAGCAGCTGCTCGTACCCCCGGACCGACCCGTCTCGGCGACGACCTCAAGAGCGAGTGACCAGCCGAAGACCCAGCACCTTCTCAGGCCGGGCGGACCAGGCGGTTGTCGTGGGCGAAGACCACGGCCTGGATCCGGTCGCGGAGTTCGAGCTTGTGCAGGATCCGCCCCAGATGGGACTTCACGGTCGCCTCCGCGAGGTACAGCGCGGCCGCGATCTCGGCGTTGGACAGGCCGCGGCCGACCTCGACGAGCACCTCGCGCTCACGGGCGCTCAGCCGGTCCAACCGCTCGTCGCGGACGGCGGCGCCCCCGTCGGGCAGGTGCGGACGGAAGTCCTCCAGCAGGCGCCGGGTGATCCGCGGGGAGAGCGCCGCGTCGCCCGCCGCGATATTGCGGATCGCGGTGAGCAGCTCCTCCGGCCTGGTGTTCTTCAGCAGGAAGCCCGAGGCTCCGGCGGCGAGACCGGCGAAGGCGTACGCGTCCAGGTCGAAGGTGGTCAGGATCAGCACTCTGCTCCGCGGGGAGACCTCGACGACCTGTCGGGTCGCCTCGATCCCGTCCGTCCCGGGCATCCGGACGTCCATGAGGACGACATCGGGCCGCAGCTCCCGGGCGAGGCGGACGGCCTGGGCGCCGTCCGCGGCCTCGCCGACCGGTGTCATGTCGGGCTGGGCCTCCAGGACCGTGCCGAAGGCCATCCGGAGCAGCGCCTCGTCGTCGGCGATCAGGATGCGGATCGTCATGCGGAGCCCGCTCCGCAGCTGTGGAGGAGGAGTCGGGTACGGACGCTCCAGCCGCCGCCCGGAAGCGGTCCGGCCCGCAGCATCCCCCCGTAGGCGGCCGCGCGCTCGCGCATGCCGGGGATGCCGTGGCCGGACGGTGCGGCTCCGGGCCGCGCCGGGCGGGGGCCGCTGTCGGTGACTTCCACGCCGACGGCCTGGGGCGAGCACTCGACCAGGACCGTCGCGCGGGTACCGGCGGGTGCGTGCTTGAGGGTGTTGGTCAAGGCTTCCTGCACCAGACGGTAGACGGTGAGTTGCGCGGTGGCGGGGACGTGGGTGTGGCCGCCGCGGACCTCCAGGCGGGTCGGTAGCCCGGCGGCGCCCATCTGGTTGGCCAGAGCCTCCAACTGGGTGATGCCCGGCGGCGGGTGGCGCTCCGCGTCCCGCTCGCCGGCCCGCAGGACGCCCAGCGAGCGTCGCATGTCGGTCAGCGCCTGCCGGCCCGTCTCGGAGATCTGCAGCATCGCGGCGGTGGCCCGCTCCGGGGACCTGTGCTGGGCGTAGACGGCGGCGTCGGTGAGCGCGACCATGACCGACAGGTTGTGGGTGACGATGTCGTGCATCTCGCGGGTGATCCGGGCCCGCTCCTCGGCGACGGCCAGCCGTGCCTGCTGCTCCTGGTGCAGCGCCACCCGGTCGGCCCGTTCCTGCACGGCGGCGAGGTAAGCCAGGTTGGTCCGCACGTTCACACCGAGGACGGCTGCGGCGACGACCGTCGCGGAGAGCGCGACGAAGGGGGTCAAGAACGCGCCGTCCGGTACCCAGCGCAGGCAGGCCAGCACGGCTCCGGCCTCCACGACGGCACCGGCGAAGAGCGTGCCGCGCCGGTCCGTGTGCGTGGCCGCCGTGTAGAGGGCCACCAGCAGGGCGACGTCCGCGAGCAGTTGGACGTCCATCGACCACTGGACGAAAGCCGCGGCCGCGACG
Protein-coding sequences here:
- a CDS encoding ATP-binding protein, translated to MTTDTTDTINTTGTINTTVSVLPSAAPSARQVSPPEDSHATELAFLAAYDNGPRPPAWLLSPRAVVTFVMGSAGEALRLPEGAVAPDGVPRKLVVEQKFVGDRALVERCVVTLAGERGLLLVGEPGTAKSMLSELLSAAVCGTSGLVVQGTAGTTEDQLKYGWNYALLLAQGPTRQALVPSPVLTAMNRGAVARVEEITRCLPEVQDALVSILSERRIAVPELAGSVDALAHAAPGFTLIATANLRDRGVSEMSAALKRRFNFETVGPIGDLDAETALVRRQAHAAVTRAGAPFQVDDAILEALVTAFRDLRDGRSAEGWDVERPSTVMSTAEAVSVAGSLALAAAYFPGDRDVLSLLPGHLLGVVRKDDPADAARLLGYWDGAVRRRAEQGSATWRTLWDLRPVLES
- a CDS encoding vWA domain-containing protein; this translates as MTVASPSPSPSPAATATATAEASVSPADSTAHAMTPDEAVEALTDPTAPYLIGVRHHAPSLAAVIPELLDAAKPEVLLVELPADLQEWLPWLAHADTRAPVALAAVPAVPAGSGRDGAGGDGRGPAFYPFADFSPELVALRWAARHDIPVIACDLPLSDPARHEPRHPAGAGLEGPGLREALTARLTGRPGEDLWDRLVETTAPGSPPEALRRAALLTGWALRHDAERAGAVAESDLARERWMRARIEEAVAAGRRAAVVVGAFHTPALLGPGPGPGSPGEALPSGPAWTVSLIPYTYPLLDERSGYPAGIRDPEWQHLVLEAAGRPAAIDEALLTTAVRICGELRAQDHPSGPADAREIVRLAGDLARLRGLPAPGRGELIEAVQTVLAQGEPLGRGRAVARSLERVLVGTRSGRPAPAAPRGGLAPAVEDEVAALGLPGPADSGPAARDLRLDPLRSDLDRRRELLLRRLTVCGIPYATSTPVTGAGAGEAVTTRWEVRWTPATAAMLTAAGNRGVTPAQAAEGLLRERRRAEQDDGGPTAAQSIDGLAEAAACGLPALADERLRELGGSVPATGTLPQLLSALGLLDRIRAGHVAGLGPDPDRAARSAAVGELLTSAAVRQVDGLTGSDDPEDARALLELAHRADVFGGIRLTDALTRLAADGSPLMSAAAGAVRVLLGHEDAHAFGTRTASWVDAATDAATRTALTGRLIGLLTAAAPLLETMAPVLDPVLDRVTDLADTAFLDRLPALRGGFDTLSPASRDRLLTAVEERLGDAVGPVTDTDGIDPAALALWTRADLAARGTLDRLGLLPPSLPAGPDVRGPSAPPPHDGADHPGEPSPVPLAEPTSPDPTGTPPPVPGRAPAPFAAAPAAPAAPAAPAAPAAPAAPAAPAAPAAPGATADRAAVRRAGLPPAGSPATPAAPAGDRVLAPADRWRLVLGRRADQLPPSAAPLATALDELYGSGRGEGSRGELGAGNRGGRQASYPGVREWSEELSALFGPGIREEVLAAAAAAGRRDVLGELDPAAVRPSVDLLRTVLQHAGGLPEARLGALRPLVRRLVDELTRQLATRLRPALTGMTLPRPSRRPGGQLDLARTLRANLATARRTPDGSVRVIPEHPVFRSRARRAADWRLVLVTDVSGSMEASTIWSALTAAVLAGVPTLSTHFLAFSTEVIDLTDHVHDPLSLLLEVRVGGGTHIAAGLRHARTLVTVPSRTLVVVISDFEEGHPVGGLLSEVRTLVGAGCHVLGCASLDDAGRPRYSTGVAGQLVAAGMPVAALSPLELARWVGEKIA
- a CDS encoding sensor histidine kinase, which codes for MTVRHRDRVPPLVWDAALPILLLLNVVTTYPARELPVAAALTAALALPLLWRRRAPLAVFAAVAAAAFVQWSMDVQLLADVALLVALYTAATHTDRRGTLFAGAVVEAGAVLACLRWVPDGAFLTPFVALSATVVAAAVLGVNVRTNLAYLAAVQERADRVALHQEQQARLAVAEERARITREMHDIVTHNLSVMVALTDAAVYAQHRSPERATAAMLQISETGRQALTDMRRSLGVLRAGERDAERHPPPGITQLEALANQMGAAGLPTRLEVRGGHTHVPATAQLTVYRLVQEALTNTLKHAPAGTRATVLVECSPQAVGVEVTDSGPRPARPGAAPSGHGIPGMRERAAAYGGMLRAGPLPGGGWSVRTRLLLHSCGAGSA
- a CDS encoding response regulator transcription factor, giving the protein MTIRILIADDEALLRMAFGTVLEAQPDMTPVGEAADGAQAVRLARELRPDVVLMDVRMPGTDGIEATRQVVEVSPRSRVLILTTFDLDAYAFAGLAAGASGFLLKNTRPEELLTAIRNIAAGDAALSPRITRRLLEDFRPHLPDGGAAVRDERLDRLSAREREVLVEVGRGLSNAEIAAALYLAEATVKSHLGRILHKLELRDRIQAVVFAHDNRLVRPA